ACGGACGAGATCGCCCTCGTCCAGACGGTCGACTTCTTCACTCCTGTCGTGGATGACCCATACTGGTTCGGGCAGATAGCCGCGGCGAACGCCTTAAGCGACATATATGCCATGGGAGCCGTCCCGAAGACTGCCCTCAATCTTGTCTGCTTCTCGCCGACGAGATTCGACATAGCGATCCTCAAGGAGATCATCCGTGGCGGAGCGGACAAGATAAGGGAAGCCGGGGTAAGCCTTCTCGGCGGCCACAGTGTGGACGATGACGAGATCAAGTAC
This DNA window, taken from Syntrophorhabdus sp., encodes the following:
- the selD gene encoding selenide, water dikinase SelD yields the protein MGPGDLANILCGIDIPVDENVIVGIEGFEDAGVYKVTDEIALVQTVDFFTPVVDDPYWFGQIAAANALSDIYAMGAVPKTALNLVCFSPTRFDIAILKEIIRGGADKIREAGVSLLGGHSVDDDEIKY